ATAAAACAATCAAATCTCTAAACCCGATTGACTTAGGTGTTTGCAGCTGAAACAACTAAACCGCATCCACCATGGTTTTACGTCTTTTTTTTCCCGTTCACGACTTATGGTTTGCCCATGCATCTCCTTAACACTTGTTGATGGCTGAACATGTCTTTCTCGAAGAATTCTTTTTTTCTAAAGGTGTAATGAGATCTACCGAATCCATATTTTTGTGATCTGATgaattttcttcttcctccacatTGACCCTTTTTCTTTGAAACACAGAGAAATTCTTCCTCCACAATAACCAATAAAGTAAACTTGTTAGAACCAAAATTGGGCTCAGCTATTCTACTACCATCCGCCCACAATATATATGATGAGTTAGTTGTCAAAGACTCATCTAGATGAGCAATGAGTTAAGTTGCTGGTGAATTTGAAACGCATTGACATGAGCTTAAAACTTAAGGTATGATGGTTATTACTCGAGTTGTAtgtatttgtttatatataacaatttcACGATCCAGCAAGAGTATATATTGCTAATTTTAGATCAGGTACCAGAAGTTAACTAAGAAAATATGAAGTAGCTCCTGCGCGAATTATATTAAtacttttttgaaatattttgatacTTGAGCAGAGCTTAAATGTTTAATGAAATTATCCTCCAGGAACCACCAACATTTctctaattttcaaatataatctAGCTGTTGTCAGGTGTATATATATCTGTCAGTATGCATAATTAATAGTGTCTTTTTGAGGGAATGCATATAATTTAAACACTAGAGAGAAAAACATTAAACGTGCTCAAAACATTAAAGAATACTACTCCAGATCTACCTATATTTTCATTTCTTAGATACATAGTTTACTTTACTATATACCAGACATCTTTAATAGTCCATCTTCATTCGCAAACAGACAATCACATTCATTGCCGTTTTACACAAGTAAACCAAAAAGCCctagagaacaaagatgggtgGCGTTACGCACCTCATCGTCTTCCTctccatgttttccgccataACTCTGATGTCAGAAGCCCAGTACCTTCTTGCCGTCACCAAAGACGAACCCTCCAGACAATATTACACCACTGTCTACATCGGATCCGCCGCAATGACGTCTCCCGTTAACCTCCTCATCGATCTCGGAACCAACCTAACGTGGCTCAACTGCCGCAAAATCAAATCTCTATCAACACTTGGCCTCGTCACTTGCAAGAGCTCCACCTGCAAATCAATCCCCGGCAATGGCTGCGACAGAAACACCTGTCTTTACAGGCAACCAAGGCCTCTCGGTAAAAACACCGTAGTGACCACCGGCCGTGTAGTTCAAGACAACGCCACCATCTTCACTACAGAAGGCGGACAACCAGTCCACATTGCCCCTTCCCGCCGCTTTACATTCTCCTGCGCCGTCGACAAATACCTCCAAGGCATGGCCCCTCCCATTGCCGGAGTTCTGGCTCTTTCTCCGGGAGAGTTTCCGTTCTGGAGACAGATGACGTCAGCCTTTAATGTCATCCCGAAGTTTTCTCTCTGCTTGCCTTCTTCCCGCTACGGGTACTTCTTTATGGGCACCCCGTCGTTGGGTGGGAAAAAAACCGTTCCGATGACTTCGACAACGTTGAAAATTGACTCGGGAAAATATCTAATCTCCGTTAGGTCGATCTACGTTGACGGAGTTCCATTAACCTTGGACCCAAGTTTGCTCGAGGGCGGAGCCCAGCTCAGTACAGTGGTTCCATTCACCGTACTTCAAACCGATATTTACAACGCTCTTGCTCAGTCTTTTACGCTTAGGCAACGGTATTATATGACAAAACTATTTTATCTAATGAGCtgataaatttgatttttgatattCGATTTCAAATACTCATTCCTTCcggttttttaatatttagggGGTGTATATTCAACCGAAAATTTtaggtgatttgtattaaaatgataaatctacttttattcaaacatgaatttaaaaaaaaaaaacacatttaaaattcACTGTTATTGAACTTAAAATTCCGTAGAGTACTCTAAAAtctactgttattgaaaatattttaagttgtggagttttaaaattttcaggtgattttagggtgtttgagtggagtttcttaattaaaataattaaaacctAAATCACATGATTTTAGGTTATATTCTAGAGTGGATTaacaaaaattacataaatcTCTGTAACTTattgaaatcatctaaaactcCATTAAAAACAAATCACCTCAAATGTTATATTGAATACACCTCCTTTAACGTTAAAGTTAATTTttgttcaaatattttcaattttctttctcaaaaaacaaaattcagtgttaaatttattaaactttaatAAATACCCAAGGATATCACTAaaaattttttatcataaatatacataaataattaaaatttaaaataataattctaaaaatatttcaaaaacgaGCTTcggatttcaaaataaaaatcaaaaaatatttgatttttttaaagaaacattatatttttaatttttatttttatagaaatatttatttatatttttatatagagtAAATGTATAGTTGTCATTTACCtattcaataaaatatttttggtcatttttcttacTTGTGTGATATTTTGGTCAAAATACGTTTTTTGGGTCTTTCGGTAATTCTAATTCTCCCATTAACTTTCATTGTTATTATATTTTGctgtttattttgttatttgtgAGGTTATAGTTAGGTGAATTGAACAAATGatgttttgttaataaaatatataaaactaaaagtTTTCTTAATCTATATACACAATCTTAAAtcttcatataataaaaaaaaactgagagtGTATTTAAGTATATTAAGTCTACTAATCTCATCTTTGTTTgggttttaaatttgttttcacAGAATATAGGAATGACTCAGACCCCAGGAGGACATGCGCCATTTAAACACTGCTTCGGAGAAGGCGCTTCCGGTAGGAACATGGATGTGTCGGTGATGGAAATTGGGCTGCCAGGGAATGGAAAGGAGGTGAAGTGGAGGTTTCAAGGTGCGAATATGATGGAGAGAGTATCAGAGACGGTTATTTGTTTGGCGTTCGTCGACGGAGGAAAGAAACCTAATGAGTCCATGGTCATTGGGACACATCAGCTTCAAGACTACTTGGTCGAATTCGATTTAAGCACCACACAAATGGCTTTTAGTGACCCACTCATACTCCATAACACTAACTGTTCCACGTAGCCTTCCAAGAAATAAAATCAATCACACATGACACTAAGAGATCCTCTTTGCTCATTTCAGCTTTTACTTGTGTTCCAATCAAAATTTGTAATAAAACtatccacattttcttttaaatgtattgtttgtttttcctttgttataatttaatatttgccTAACGTTTAAGAATTTCGcacatttattaataattgtgaaacttgcaaaaaaaatgttgtctttacaaaatttagatatgaaaattcagatatattaataatttagttttattcTCTTTTTCAACCTTTTTATTATCTACTTACTACTCTATTTAAACCTCGGTCATATACATCATCTATctgattttattgttatttttttaattaatctgGAAATATCTCAAGTGTACGAAAAAGATGAGACTAATATCTAAATGGAGGTAATTCAAGGATGAACTTTCTCTTCAAACATTCAAATGAAGCCTAAAAGATGATTTTGTATATATGGCCACAAAATGAATTGTAACGA
This genomic stretch from Brassica napus cultivar Da-Ae chromosome C9, Da-Ae, whole genome shotgun sequence harbors:
- the LOC125592741 gene encoding probable aspartic proteinase GIP2 is translated as MGGVTHLIVFLSMFSAITLMSEAQYLLAVTKDEPSRQYYTTVYIGSAAMTSPVNLLIDLGTNLTWLNCRKIKSLSTLGLVTCKSSTCKSIPGNGCDRNTCLYRQPRPLGKNTVVTTGRVVQDNATIFTTEGGQPVHIAPSRRFTFSCAVDKYLQGMAPPIAGVLALSPGEFPFWRQMTSAFNVIPKFSLCLPSSRYGYFFMGTPSLGGKKTVPMTSTTLKIDSGKYLISVRSIYVDGVPLTLDPSLLEGGAQLSTVVPFTVLQTDIYNALAQSFTLRQRYYMTKLFYLMISVFKYIKSTNLIFVWVLNLFSQNIGMTQTPGGHAPFKHCFGEGASGRNMDVSVMEIGLPGNGKEVKWRFQGANMMERVSETVICLAFVDGGKKPNESMVIGTHQLQDYLVEFDLSTTQMAFSDPLILHNTNCST